The Macaca fascicularis isolate 582-1 chromosome 1, T2T-MFA8v1.1 genome includes a window with the following:
- the RPS27 gene encoding small ribosomal subunit protein eS27 isoform X2 gives MDVKCPGCYKITTVFSHAQTVVLCVGCSTVLCQPTGGKARLTEGCSFRRKQH, from the exons ATGGATGTGAAATGCCCAG gATGCTATAAAATCACCACGGTCTTTAGCCATGCACAAACGGTAGTTTTGTGTGTTGGCTGCTCCACTGTCCTCTGCCAGCCTACAGGAGGAAAAGCAAGGCTTACAGAAG GATGTTCCTTTAGGAGGAAGCAGCACTAA
- the RPS27 gene encoding small ribosomal subunit protein eS27 isoform X1: MPLAKDLLHPSPEEEKRKHKKKRLVQSPNSYFMDVKCPGCYKITTVFSHAQTVVLCVGCSTVLCQPTGGKARLTEGCSFRRKQH; encoded by the exons ATGCCT CTCGCAAAGGATCTCCTTCATCCCTCcccagaagaggagaagaggaaacaCAAGAAGAAACGCCTGGTGCAGAGCCCCAATTCCTACTTCATGGATGTGAAATGCCCAG gATGCTATAAAATCACCACGGTCTTTAGCCATGCACAAACGGTAGTTTTGTGTGTTGGCTGCTCCACTGTCCTCTGCCAGCCTACAGGAGGAAAAGCAAGGCTTACAGAAG GATGTTCCTTTAGGAGGAAGCAGCACTAA